The Oncorhynchus nerka isolate Pitt River linkage group LG15, Oner_Uvic_2.0, whole genome shotgun sequence genome contains the following window.
CAATTTGAAAGAGTTACATTTGCATTTCGACATCTGATCCTGACGTGAAAAGGATGAACAACGTTGCTAGGCAACACAAGCGTAATCCCCACAGCAAGGAAATCAGTCAGATGTTTCATTAGctagtggctaacgttagctagcttgatGCTCTTCGTTCACCTTACTTATTCATGCTATTCTTTGATAACAATTTTAGACAGCGAAAAGAAAAGGTGTCTTTTCGTTTCGTATCTGTTGGTtcactgttagctagccagccagctatgCTAATTCTAGCTAGAAAAAAATCTAATAGTGCTAACGTGTAGCTAATTTACCACTAACGTTACCAAGTGTTGTTATCTAGCTATAATCAATTTCTCTGAACAGTGACATTATGCAAGGGTAACTGCTGTGCCGTCATGGTAAGTCTTACAAGTTAGCCTACTAGTTGAGTAACATACTAGTTTGTTAGCTGAAAGTCTTGCTgtgtagttaacgttagctagttagctttttAGATTAATCATTGTCGCTTGCCAGTTACCAGTCTATTTCACCTATCTGTGATATGTGACGAGGTTAATTTGAAAGTAATGGCAGGTAGCTAGTTTGACAGGATAAGTGCTACACTACATCTATTAAAACATGACCGGCTATCTTACCAAATGTGCAAATAGTGTTTGATTCCCGCTTTAGTAAACAAATTGCCAGCTGTCATGTCCACAATAAGGATTCTCTTCCTTGTCACATCCATCCAGATTCTGTCTCGGGTGAAGCCAGCAGTAGGTGGAGATTCTGCAGCTAGCGTCAGTGAGAAGAAGAAAAACAAAGCCAAGAAGAGCCCTCGCCTGGAGGAATACCTCAACCAGAGAGACTACCTTGGGGCACAAACTCTGTTAGAGGTAGCCAGATAGGAACTCATGTAGCTAGCTGTCATGTGCAATCAGCAACTGAATGATGAGCAACTCTGTAATAAATGTGACAAGATATCATGCGATCTGTGAAAGTCCTGTGTCCTCTTAAGGTCTTTCTGTTTCCTTATTACAGTtgcataggtgtgtgtgtgagcggtgAGAACGAGCGAGCGAAAGCACTGTGTCCTACTGTTGATGTGTTGCTTTTTCTTCCAGTTTCAGCGAGATGTTGGAGAAAAAGAGGAGCATGCAGACCTTTGGATTGGCTACTGTGCCTTTCACTTGGGTGATTACAAGAGAGCaatggaggtgtgtgtgcgtgcgtgtttgttcAGTCAAATTAATTATTGTCTGAAAAAAAGCCATTTTTACAACACTCTATTTGACACATATGTCTATTTATATCCATGAAAGGAGTACAGGGCCTTGACACTCCGGTTAGAAGAACCAGGGGAGGTGTGGGTGTATCTGGCCTGCACTCAGTTTTTCCTGGGGCTCTACAGAGAGGCAGAAGAGGATGCAAACAAGGGTGAGTATTTAGCTACCATGTTTTGTAAATGTTCTGTTTTTCATCCTCCTCTTTCTATTTCTTGCCCTAGTCGATAAGGTGTTCCTCCTTTTTTCCTGTAGCTCCAAAGTGTGCACTTCAGAATCGCCTGCTCTTCCACCTGGCTCATAAGGTCAGAACTGTTACTTTTCTGAATTATTTAATATGTTAACCATAATTgattcacattactttaataaaatatttcagttgttgtgtatattacgtTTGTTTTAGACCTATTTGATGACtgtattatttcattccaagtcatcgtCTCATCACCATAGAGCTGAtacctatgctgtctgacaaaaactattttactagttcttcaaagtaattaaggcatacttttatgactgctgaataccaattATCAATCATAGataatgtattttcaggtagagatacgtcacgaagcaactgctctctatccctctcgatCACacgttcttctctctcttctctccttctcagaCCAGACAAGTAGGCAcccaatggattatggtcattgtagttaattaccacgttttctTTGCTAAACTATGTTGAATATTGGCCTTTTGGAAACTACAACCCCTTACTACATCGTACAGTTTGTGCTTGATTTGATTTATCGGTAGAGAAACTGTACATTGAGCACAAAATGTAATTAAAATAATTCAACCGGCATCGGTCAGTTAGTTGTTTAAAGACGGAAAAATAACCAACATTTCAGTTAATCGCTCAGCTCTTAAtacttatactgaacaaaaatataaacgcaacatgataGGGGCGTGGAtccgaaaaccagtcagtatctggtgtgaccgccATTTGCCTCGTGctgcgtgacacatctccttcgcatagagttgatcaggctgttgattgtgtcctgtggaatgttgtctcactcctcatcaatggctgtgcgaagttgcggGATATGGGcgagaactggaacacgctgtcgtacatgtcgatccagagcatcacaGACATGCTCATtgggtgacatatctggtgagtatgcgggccatggaagaactgggacattttcagcttccagaaattgtgtacagatccttgcgacatgggtcaATGCATTACCATGAtgaaatatgaggtgatggcggtggatgaatagcacaacaatgggcctcaggatctcgtcacgtcatctctgtgcattaaaattgccatcgataaaatgcaattgtgttcgttgtccgtagcttatgcctgcccatgccataaccctaccaccatggggcactctgttcacaacattgacatcagcaaacccctCGCCCACACAACGGTTGTGAGGCCATTTGGACATACGGTCAAATTCTCAAAAattatgttggaggtggcttatggtagagaaattaacattacattttctggcaacagcttgCCAATTACACGGTCCCTCAAACAttttagacatctgtggcattgtgttttgtgacaaaactgcacatttcagagtggacttttattgtccccagcacaaggtgtacctgtgtaatgatcatgctgtttaatcagcttcctgatatgccacacctgttaggtgggTGGATTgtgttggcaaaggagaaatgctcactaaccgggatgtaaacacatttgcaCAAAATTTGAGCAAAATAAGCTATTTGTGTGTATAGAAAATTtgggggatcttttatttcagcccatgaaacatgtttatatttttgttcagtgtacttttcTCTTTCTTTGTAATGCAACTGTATACTACTGTAGGTGCACCTACTTGTGTAATAACAAAGCAATAGACAAACCAACcatccctttcctttctgtttccAGTTCAACGATGAGAAGAAGCTGATGGGTTTCCACCAGAACCTGGAGGATGTGACTGAGGACCAGCTGAGCCTGGCCTCCATCCACTACATGAGATCACACTACCAGGAGGCCATCGACATCTACAAACGCATCCTGCTACAGAATAGGTACTTATACTGGGCCATTCTCCTATGTCCCTTCATCAAAATCACTGATAGACAAGAGCATAGTCCCTCATATGCCAGATTACAGTGGTCCCACTAGTACCAATAGGTATTGTGGATTGTCTGAATGAGTCAGTGTCAATTTTACTGTAAATtattatatctatatacagtaaaCATACCATAAGCCATACATTTAGGATGAAGTATTAGAAAATAGGAAGGACACATTTCCTTGTGTTGAGACCGAGacaagaagatggagggaggctATAGTTATTTTGCAGTGGAGGAAGATGCATTGGAGAAAGTGGAGAAAAGTGCATTATATTGGACGGTGCAGTCAAAAATCAAGAGAGAAAGATGCACAAGGACTTCTATTCAAGAACGCAGTGTGAGCTATAGGACTAGCTATTGCGTGTTTTACCATATTTACATATTTATTTTAACCAGAGATGTCCTGGCTCTTAACGTGTACGTAGCGCTGTGCTACTACAAGTTGGACTACTATGATGTTTCCCAAGAGGTGTTGGCTGTGTATCTGCAGAGTATTCCTGAATCCACCATCGCTCTCAACCTCAAGGCCTGCAACCACTTCAGGCTGTACAATGGCAAGGCAGCTGAGGTAAAGCAACTCTGTATGCGTCCACGGTCAAAACAGACCGCCGTGCATCTACATGCATAACAACCACAGTCGATGTTTATGCCTACACTTGTCATTGTACAGCAATAAATAATGTGGTTCAATTTGTTCTTTTCTCTCTCAGGCCGAGTTAAAGAACCTCATAGACATCTCCTCCTGCTCCTTTGAGTTTGCTAAGGAGCTTATCCGGCATAACCTGGTAACCCATTCCACCACCTCTGTTGTGTGACTGTGTTTGCAAGACAGTGACCCCATGCTCTATAACCTTTGACCTCCTAACCCCAGGTGGTGTTTCGTGGTGGGGAGGGTGCGTTGCAGGTGCTGCCCCCGTTGATTGATGTCATCTCTGAGGCTCGGTTGAACCTGGTCATCTACTACCTCAGACAAGGTGGGCCTTAGCCACTGGTGGTTGTCTTtgaatcctaatcctaacattgaAACGTTGAATGGCTATTTTATCATCAATAATGTGCATCTTTATGTTTCAGATGATGTTCAAGAGGCTTACACCCTCATAAAAGACTTGGAGCCAACCACGCCACAGGTAGTAATAGTTTCACATTATCAGGTCTCATAAGCAGAGGAAGTCTTGTTGTTTAAAGACTAAAGCCTTAATAGCGTACATGCAGTGTCTTAACAAAATCTATTTCTTTAAGGAGTACATTTTGAAAGGAGTGGTGAATGCTGCTTTGGGTCAAGAAATTGGATCGGTGAGTAAGTGTTTGACAAACTACCCGAAAACCTCCTAGGACCACACAGTAGAAATGTCTGAGTAGATTAGGAATGTCTTATAAACCTGGTTAAGTAGATCGTCACTGaaatctgactgactgactgtctctatTGCCTCCTCCTCGTCCCTGCCtgtatctctgctgcagagggatcACCTGAAGATTGCTCAACAGTTCTTCCAGCTGGTCGGGGGCTCAGCCAGCGAATGCGGTAATGTGAATGAATGAATCTAAAGCGATTCAACCAAGAAGCTAGGAgttagcttgtgtgtgtgtgtgtatatctgcgTTGGAGTGAGCATGTGCGTCTTTGTCTCACTGTATCTCACTCTCCTCAGACACGATACCTGGAAGACAGTGTATGGCTTCCTGTTTCTTCCTTCTGAGGCAGTTTGAAGACGTTCTCATCTACCTTAACTCAGTCAAGGTTTGCATGGCTCAAAACATGTAGCATACAGACCAATAGGACAGTACACCACATAGGCATATTTGCACACACATAATCACCTGCTTTTTCTTTTTGCATTTGAGTACTTGACATATTTATGGATTGGTGTGGAATTAATATGTATACTTGGGGAAAGGAGGCAAGCATTATTTCTGTTTGTTTATTTTTGGTTTGTCATTAACAGAGTTACTTCTATACCGAGGATATGTTCAATTTCAACTACGCCCAGGCCAAAGCTGCCTTGGGCAACTACAAAGAAGCAGAGGAGGTACATACTGTCAACATAGAAAAATGcattactgcttgcatgagtagTGTATTGAATCAGTTCAAAGTTCATGTTGTAACATTATTTTATATTGGACTCAGATATTTCTGCTGATCCAGGGTGAGAAGATGAAGACTGACTATGTATACCTGAGCTGGCTGACTCGCTGCTGTATGTATCCAGTCTGAAATACATTATCCATTTGTTGTCAATACATTTTCAATACCTATACCTTTACATCAATGCAATATCTACATACATGATCTAAGAAACTAAATATATTACTAACTTATTTAAATACATATATTATCTAAATAGTGTTGTCTCTCCTCTCGCTCAGACATCATGAACCAGAAAGGCCGACTAGCCTGGGAGCTGTATCTGAAGATGGGGGCTTCGCCAGACTCCTTCAGCCTCCTACAACTCATTGCCAATGACTGCTATCAGGTGAGGCTCACTACTATTCTATCTACTAACTTAGTTTCCAGGCTAACCACAAGTCAGCAATGGCTTAATCTCCCACACCATACTTCCTCCACAATAGATTAGCAAAGGCCAAGCTTTCTCAATATTCAATGCAATTCaacgttgctctgtctgtctgctttcaGATGGGTCAGTTCTACTGGGCAGCCAAAGCATTCGATACTCTGGAGAAACTGGATCCCGACTCCAACTACTGGGAGGGCAAGAGAGGGGCTTGTGTCGGAATCTTCCAGCTCATACTGGCAGGCAGAGAGTCGAAGTAAGTATTGGCTAAGTTTCTTAGTCTTTAGTCCAATTTTGATACCAACACTTGTCTGTGTTAAAGATTTGTCCCCTATACAGTCACCAACACATCAAATATGAAAATCTTGTCCTCCACAGAGATGTTGGCACATCATTTTTGTGCCTTGTGTAATTTACATTGCACGGTAAAGTGTGACTTTTGTGATTCAAGCTCTTTCTTTTTAACTTTATTGACAACCGTTATGGTAATGTTATGAAAAAATTGCCATTGTACAATATGACCTGTTCCTAACTTCCCATCACTAATAACCATTGTCTGTGGTTCCACAGGGAAACCTTGAAGGAGGTGCTTCCCCTGTTGAGGAGCACACAGAACCCCCAGGTGGAGTACATTATCAGAGCTCTGAGGAAATGGGCCAAAGACAACAGGGTTCCTCTGACATAGGAATGTCATAACGTGCTTAACTCACATAATAAACGTACTACATGTTGTTATTACATTATATATGTGGTTTACATGTGCATTTTTTATCAGACTATTTTACTAGTGAAAAATCTACAAAATAACCTGTTCTCATGAGTCATGCACAATGTGTATTGATGCGCTTTATTGTACGAGTCACAGTATTTATATCAtgaaatacatgttttatttgcAATGTATATAATTCTGTACAATCTTGCCAATCAATTGTATTGAAATTTGTATTTTGTATTACTCAAATGATGCTGATACAAGTATTAAACAGTGTTCTCTTTATAAAGGGTTGTTGACCTTTTTCTCTATTGTTTGTTCTCTCTGCATTCACTAGTTCTGTCATGATATCGTTTTTTTGTGGCCATACTGACACAAATACTGTAGGCATACATTTGAATGAAATAGTACATGTACTGTCTTTTGAAGTCCAAAATGCCCTATTGCTAATCAGCTTCTTCCTCATCTAAATTAAAGGAAGCAGTGTCTCTACAAAATAACTGAACACAAAACCCATCAATTTCAACAGGTGTTCACCAATGTTTGCTTGTGTTGCGTCATAGGTAACTCACAGAGCCACCCAACTGGCTTGTTTGGTTCCTTTTGGGATTTACTGTGAGTGTAGCTAGGTCATTGTGGAAAAACGCACAATTCAGCATTTCAGGACTGAATGGATGACATAAGAATGGCATCAAAACAGATGCCATCCATTTTCTATATTAGTGAGCAAAATGCATAAATTATTCTGGAGACATGATCTGATAAAATGTCCTTTCACAAAAGACATCTCCGTTAAGGTCATAATACTAGTGCCATCTTCAGATGTTCTTATTATCGCCTGTTGTGATaggggtgggattaaaatggGGGCGAATGCGGTGATTGGCCATGATAACCGCCCTCGCTCACGCTCCTTCCGTTTTGTCTGTGCGCGCAGGCCCAGTGACCTCTCTGATATTTTATTTACTCCTGAAATCCAAGATGGCCACCTTGAATATCTCGATCCCATAGCAATTGAGGATGCAAGTAGCTACCGAAAAAACAACTTTTCCCCGACCATCTCATCCCCTGAAATTCAATTCGAATTGTGCGGATGACCCCCTTACATCTTATTAGCCACTAAATAGCCATTGCATTTTCGCGCAAACCCCTTCAATTTGCCAATTTGAAGTAGTTTCGCGAAGTAGCTGTCGCTGTCTGTCCGAAGCGAGGTTCAGACAGGCAGCACATCCAAATGGCCGAACCGAGAAAAGTACAATTTGTCACCCTCTCGGCCTTCGCTGCTGGATCAGCCACGGAGACCAGGAAACGCCGGTTGGAGGATGACGAGGCCGACATCGACTTGGATGCGGAATGTGAGGGCGACACGAAAGCGTCCGGGGCAGATGGTGGCGGTGGGCTTTTCGGCAAAACTAGTAGTGACAAGGACAACGCTGAAGGAAAACGGATTACCGTGCGGTTGAACCTATCTCTGTCCGAGCCCAGCGATCAATCGTCGGCCGAGTTTAACTACAGCGAACTCATCCAAAACATCCAGGTATGACTCCTGTTTGGCCAAGAAAGACATGGATCAACACCAGTTGATTTTATTAACTTGGTTAGTGGGGACTTGTTATAAGATAGGATATGAAAGTGGGTGTATCTTGTCTTTCCACGGAATAGCGTGGTCGGTGGGAGGAAATTACTAGTCACGGACTTCACACAAAAGACCCTAACTCAGCCATTCATGAAGCCATTCACTCAAATCACTTGGTACTCAACTCGAACGGCACGTCAAGATTACAGTTGTAGGCACGCCTAATGCACATGCAGTGATAAAGGTTGTCTGGCGTTACCTGTTTCCTGTTCTTGTTAACTTGCCAACTCTCTTGTTAGTTTACACCAGTCATACAGCCATTAATGTGGCACGTAGAATAAGTGCCCCAGTACAGTTGAGTTTAGCCTCCTATGGGTGACATATTGAAGATCAGTCAGTGCTGAATATATGGAGTTGGTGTGAAATTACAAGGATGTAACCTAAAGGGAGTTGTGCAAATATCGGTATTATGTTACCAAGACACTCGGTGGTGTGTACAGACATCATTGCATGGTACAGTAGTTTACGCTTTTTTGTTACATATTTGCATAGCGATTATGCTGAATATATAATACATTGTTCTCAAACTTGTACAAGTGATACTACTTTATAAACCAGTTGTAAATATAAATGCTTCCTCACCAATGCTATTTGGGCAACATGATTGCATGACAATATGCATTACATCCGGTACAATAACAACACAATATTATTTGTTCGTTGTTTGTTTATTGTGGGTAAGTCCATTTCTTTTACAGTACACTTTTCTTCACCCATTCCCCCCCTTACTAGGCAAAAAAGACCACTCCTTCTCCAGCCCCGACTCAGACTCCAACTCCTTTTATGCTGCCTCCTGCCCTTGACCCTAGCGACCCTTTCAACAATGACGAGAAAGAACGACTGCAGGTGGAGGCCCTGGCCAAGAAGTTTGAGAACAAATATGTATGTTATTTTTTGGAGCCGTGGTAAAACCTTGTGCTCTAATAACTCCACTTATAAGATACAAGTTTTAAGATTAGTTTGACTTGTTTTTATCTGGTTAATAGTTAGTTGTACCAAGTTTTAAGCCTGTTATATCTGGTTATAAGCCATGTTTTTCGCGTTTATGACTACTGGTTATACAGTATGTCGATGTGAAAGTATGTATCGCCTGTGACACAGGGCAATGCAAATGCAgcaggaaagaggaagaggaaggatagGATGCAGGATCTGATTGACATCGGCTTCGGCTACGACGAGACCGACCCTTTCATTGACAACTCAGAGGCTGTAAGTATCCCTTTATGTTTACCTTCTATACCCCTTCATGTGGAGAATGCATGTTAGGCTGTATTATAGGTGGAGAAAACAGGAATCTGCACGATTCTGGCGAACTCCTCTCTGGAGTTTCGCTTCCTGTTTGGAGCGTGCTTAAGACTGTCAATCAACCTCACTCCATAAATACTAACCTACATCCACCACagtgacatgttttttttttttttttgtcagagACTCATTGAAGTTACTCTGTGTTCTGCGTCTAtgctctctcctgtgtgctatgAATGTAACGGCTGCCATTTTGTTTTCTGTGACAGTATGACGAGCTGGTCCCGGCCTCCCTGACTACCAAGCTGGGAGGGTTCTACATCAACACGGGCACGTTGCAGTTCAGAGCTGCTTCCGAGTccgagggagaggatgggggcaAGGATGTCAAACCCAGAGTAAGGGTGGGATACTGGCATGACGTATTGTATACAGTGAAATTACACTATATTAGTCagctggggtcaattccatttcagtgatatcaattcaggaagtaaacagaCATTCTAATTCATTCAAAATCAATGAGAAAATCCATGAATTTTTGTTTACTTACTGAACTGATGAGAATAATTGACCCCATCCCTGATAGGAGTATGACAAACCTGCTTTATTTGTGTTTATCCAACTGGTTTTGGTTTTTCATGAGTTGTGTCTGTGCCTTCTGGTGGTAGCAGGAGCTGAAGGATGGCGAGGAGCAAGTGATCAAGAGACGAAGGAGGAAAGAAGGAAACAATTTGGAGGAGAAGAAACCCCGGAAGAACAGAGTGCCCAAACCAGGGTGAGATGATAGGATAATGGGATGGATAAATCGCTGCTTCTTGTGCCTGTCAGGCATGTCTGTACCTTCACAGATTACAATTTCAGATAGAATGGTTGTTGAATAACTCGGATGATTTTGTTCTTGCTGTAAGAGCAAATCATCTAAGGGGACATTGTGGTTCTATGCATATTTCTCAAATAGAACTGAGCACATTGCAAGAACCATTCCTCAAAATGTCTTGTAATGGTTTTTGATTCAGTTTTTATACCTCCCCGCGTCAAACCCTATCAAATGTGTACTGAAATTGAAATGTGTGCACTTCAGCATAGAATACAATAGACAAATTCATCATAcagatatatttttgttcattccTACCCATGTACAGATATGTCTGGCTATGACATGATACAATGTGATGCTCTCTCTGAATGGCTCGTGGGCTTGTGTGACAGGCCAAGTGTCCTTAACAAAGGCTCCATTAACTACG
Protein-coding sequences here:
- the LOC115142435 gene encoding intraflagellar transport protein 56-like isoform X1, with protein sequence MILSRVKPAVGGDSAASVSEKKKNKAKKSPRLEEYLNQRDYLGAQTLLEFQRDVGEKEEHADLWIGYCAFHLGDYKRAMEEYRALTLRLEEPGEVWVYLACTQFFLGLYREAEEDANKAPKCALQNRLLFHLAHKFNDEKKLMGFHQNLEDVTEDQLSLASIHYMRSHYQEAIDIYKRILLQNRDVLALNVYVALCYYKLDYYDVSQEVLAVYLQSIPESTIALNLKACNHFRLYNGKAAEAELKNLIDISSCSFEFAKELIRHNLVVFRGGEGALQVLPPLIDVISEARLNLVIYYLRQDDVQEAYTLIKDLEPTTPQEYILKGVVNAALGQEIGSRDHLKIAQQFFQLVGGSASECDTIPGRQCMASCFFLLRQFEDVLIYLNSVKSYFYTEDMFNFNYAQAKAALGNYKEAEEIFLLIQGEKMKTDYVYLSWLTRCYIMNQKGRLAWELYLKMGASPDSFSLLQLIANDCYQMGQFYWAAKAFDTLEKLDPDSNYWEGKRGACVGIFQLILAGRESKETLKEVLPLLRSTQNPQVEYIIRALRKWAKDNRVPLT
- the LOC115142435 gene encoding intraflagellar transport protein 56-like isoform X2, translated to MQTRSIRCSSFFPVAPKCALQNRLLFHLAHKFNDEKKLMGFHQNLEDVTEDQLSLASIHYMRSHYQEAIDIYKRILLQNRDVLALNVYVALCYYKLDYYDVSQEVLAVYLQSIPESTIALNLKACNHFRLYNGKAAEAELKNLIDISSCSFEFAKELIRHNLVVFRGGEGALQVLPPLIDVISEARLNLVIYYLRQDDVQEAYTLIKDLEPTTPQEYILKGVVNAALGQEIGSRDHLKIAQQFFQLVGGSASECDTIPGRQCMASCFFLLRQFEDVLIYLNSVKSYFYTEDMFNFNYAQAKAALGNYKEAEEIFLLIQGEKMKTDYVYLSWLTRCYIMNQKGRLAWELYLKMGASPDSFSLLQLIANDCYQMGQFYWAAKAFDTLEKLDPDSNYWEGKRGACVGIFQLILAGRESKETLKEVLPLLRSTQNPQVEYIIRALRKWAKDNRVPLT